In Oncorhynchus gorbuscha isolate QuinsamMale2020 ecotype Even-year linkage group LG03, OgorEven_v1.0, whole genome shotgun sequence, the DNA window TCAATCTCCTTCACCCTTTTAGGGCACTCCAGGAACTCAGGATCATGATCCCCATCTCAATCTCCTTCACccttacagggcactccaggaactCAGGACCATGATCCCCATCTCAATCTCCTTCACCCTTACACCGCACTCCAGGAACTCAGGACCATGATCCCCATCTCAATCTCCTTCACCCTTCACACCCTTTTAGGGCACTCCAGGAACTCAGGATCATGATCCCCATCTCAATCTCCTTCACCCTTTTCAGGGCACTCCAGGAACTCAGGATCATGATCCCCATCTCAATCTCCTTCACCCTTACAGGGCAATCCAGGAACTCAGGATCATGATCCCCACCACAATTGCAACAAAATAATGAATGAAAAACTCAGTGTAGGCTATAGATAATAATTGCACAATAATTATACATTCAgggatttttaaaatattttatttttattcaacCTGCTCGCCACCTATACTCCCTTTATCCACACACTATATTTCTTGACCTTAAACCTGCCGTGACTGCGGGTTGAGTCATCCCTCGCATCACTACTTTGCATGAACATTTGGGTGAGGCTCGGACTTGGAGGTCAGTCTTCACGACACCTGCCACCGCAAATAATTCATCCCCACTCTTGTCACGGTTCAACTTCCATCCGAGACAGCAGGGTACGGTTTGTCGGCCACCTTGGAGCCGTTCTTCCTCACCTTCCCTCTACACTTGGCTCTTATTGTTCCTAGCTGTCCATAACCACTTCTATCCGTTCTCCACGCTCATGCCGCGCCTTCATCTGCTGTATTGCGGAATGGCCTTCACCCAATAACAACTTCGGTTCCTTGGCCCAATTTACGAGTCTGACTTTCTCTGGCCTCTCCATGCTGGTAAAACGTGGGCTACTCTGCATCCGAGCTCTTGCATAACATATAATTGACAAGGTATATTTAAGCAGTAAGGCATTAGGGTGTGTGGTATATGgaaaatataccacggctaatgcCTGTTCAAAGATGCATTGCGGAGTACCtgaatacagcccttagccgtggtatagccatataccacaaccccccgaggtgccttaatACAAACTGATTCCCAACATATTAACagaagtaaaaataaatgttttgtcacacctgtggtatgtcagccaatcagcattcaggacttgaaccacacagtttataatGGAGAATACAGATCATGCCaatattcaattcaattcaccAGTAACAGTAGCCCATCTTCCATTGTCTTGCAGTATATAATCATTTATTATCTCATTACAGTCAAGTGGTCCACTGTTTAGGGattaagaagaaaaaaacagtTCAGGCAAGTTTAGTTTTTTAGGTCAAGATTTTATTACTCTCAATTGTCTTCCTGCTGTTTAAGTATTTAGACTACCATATTTATGTAGAATCTGGTctaatgctggtctctctctcacacacacacacacacacacacacacacacacacacacacacacacacacacacacacacacacacacacacacacacacacacacacacacacacacacacacacacacacacacacacacacacacacacacacacacttcggaGTAGAAAAAAAGTAAAACACATCAAATGTTTTCAAGAACACATGGCTACATTTCAACTGCCAAAGGCCGTTTACACACATGAAGCAGGAATTGTAAACAGGGCTTTCCTGTGAGACAAAATACAAAATGTAATACAGGAAATCTGCATGTTAGTGTATAATGAGAATAACAAGATTCAATttatcatatacagtatatctatatatctataaaaTAATTAAGACATTCTCACAGTATATAATTTGTTTGAaacaaaatagtttttttttttatacaaaatTAACTCTTTGGATTAACATTTTGAGGCAGTttaggtataaaaaaatataataaaagcTACAGATAGTAACCATATTTGAATTTATGCTTAACATGTAATATGTTACAGTGCATGAGTACAAAAACATGGACATAGTAAGGAGCAGATTTAACATTTTCAGTGCGAAGGTCGTAACATACATCAGTTAACTATAACAGGCCTACTGTCTACCAAAATATCCACTACATAGCCTCCATTAAAACATAGGCCTTTACAATATGTTAGCGAGTTTATTAACAGGTAGGACCTATTCAAATACTTAAAAATGTACTTTTCATCAGTTTTCATGGCAGTGGAAACACTTGATATATTAGTGTTTCATGAGAAGGAAGAAGTGAAGAAGAGGCACCATGTCAACTTCCTTTTCCCCTTAATAGTGGCCCATGTGTCTCTGAGTCACTGACGAGCTCCAATGCAACAAACCTGCTCCACTGTGGTGCTTCGTCAGCTCCAGTCCCAGTCTGTCCATCAGGTCTAATGGCACAAGTGCTCTATGGCCACTTAAAATGAAAGAGATGACAGGAGCTGGACCACAATGTCACAAGAAAATTCAGCTTCCACTGTGTGCTCAAGGCTGGTATCCAAAATATGGGTCCTCTGAAAAATGACATACCGTCAAAAACAGTAAAATAGCATGGTAATATCTTCAATATGGAAATATTTACTGTAAATGGTCCTAGATATGGCTGTTGTACCTGCTTGTGTCTGAGCACCTCTATGACAGCCACTGCTATCACAAACACCAGGGGGACCGATCTCTCCTGCCTGCCCGAATGCTCCTGCGATGCCCGGAGGTCCCGTCTGGCCATCCTCTCCTCTAGGGCCGGGACTGCCCAGCTTGGCCTCTCCTGGGAGACCTGCACAATCACAAAAAACCCAAACCACTAAGTTGAGAGCAGCAATTAAACTTTTCAATGACCGTTTCTTGATTTTTCTGCTCATAGAGATAGAGCTGATGAGTGTACCTGCAAATCCTTTGATTCCCTGTGGTCCCTGGACATTGGGCCCTAAGCTGCCTTTCTCCCCGGGGGCACCTCTACGTCCTGAAGGAAAGAAGGAACCACTGATGAGAGACATTTAATCACGTAAGAAGTctgacccaccaccaccaccaccaccaccgtgtAAAACCCAAGGCCTCACCCTGCTCTCCTGGGTATCCAGACTTCCCTGGTTCCCCACTAGTTCCCAGTCTTCCCTGGTTCCCCCTCTGTCCTGGTGGGCCCTTTCCCCCTGGTATACCAGGCTCTCCTGGGGGACCCACTGGCTCCTCAATGGGCACAGGCTTGCGGCTCATCTCATTCAGGAACAAATCCAGCTTCAGCACCTCGTCTGAAAAACAATCGTGAATAAGTCTACACAGATACACAACCATGTGCACTCCCTCAAACATCACCTTACATTAACACAAGTACAGCATTGCAGTACTTACTGTGCACCAGTTGCTCACAGGCCTGTGTGACCAGCTGGAAGATCATTGCCATGGACTGAGGCTCTCCCTAAAACACAGAGCATGTCTGTCAATCAATGGGCCAAGAGAGCACAAACACATTTTCTTGCATGATAAAAATGTACCTTCTCTCCCCTTTCACCTTTATTCCCAGGAAGACCCTGTTAATAGAAAAGGAAACTACGATGAACTGGTTGATAACCATTATCGCTACGAATACAATTAGGTTCACCTCAGACAATGGATCATCACTGAATGAGTTAACATTGAGCATACTGAAATTGTGTGATGGCGTGGTTGGCGATTTCAACAGTATATTGGATGCGACAGTCCCAGGGTATGAAGCTCTGTTTGTGCCTCAGTACTTACGGTCGGCCCCACCCCCCCTAAaggtcccctctctccaacaACCCCTGGGTGTCCTGGCATACCCTGGAAACCCTGACAACACAGATGGGTGGATTAGGggaggagcaatagagagagatcaCTAGAAAAGCAATGACAAGTCTGTCTCCGCTTGACATTCACCCCACTCTTACCCTAGGTCCAGTAATCCCTGGTCCGCCCATGTTCCCCTCAACTCCTCTGATGCCCTGAAAAACACCGGGGAGGCAAAGGTCAGGGTCAGAGCTGGCTTCAGACTGATACACATAACTAATAATACAAACACTTGGAGTCTTGAGCTTGTGGCTTTGTGGAACGTGTTTGAATAAGGGTGGAGATTGAGCTCACCTTGGGGCCTGGGGCTCCTTCGTTCCCTTTGGGTCCAGGAGGACCTGGGAAACCCTAGAGAAACACAGGGATgcggatggaggaggggaggagatgatagggaagggaaggagaaggaaggaaagTGGAGGGATCAAAGAAGAAAAATATAATGTAAACTATAGCACAGTGGATCAAATGTTGGAAGCCAGGTCAAATCAAAATAATATCctgttctgtttcatttgttgttGAAATGTTGTAAATCAGACTCACCTGTCCACCTGGCTTTCCCACCTCCCCCTTCACACCCCGAGCCCCTGGAGGTCCCTGTAGAGACGGAACGGACACAGAGGTCAAAAGTGATACATGTTGTTGTAATCACATAATAACACGGCACAGATCTGCAATATGCTGACATTGCACAATTGATCACAATAACATATGTTTCCAATACAAAAAGGGCAAACATGATAGATGCATTTAAAAATCAATGTAGCACTTTCTAAACATGGAGAGCAATAAGGATGCTCTAAAATAATCATTTACAATCGACCCACCACTTTGCCCTGAACTGTCAATCCCCGAGGGCCACGATTTCCCAGGGGCCCAAGAACGCCTTCTGACCCCATTTTCCCTGAAGGGCCTATCTCACCCTGAGAAAAACAGGAGTGGTGAATAGAGGTTAAAATATAGGAAAATCTGTCACCATCACATTCTGACAAACATGATGATGTACAGTACATGTGAAAATAGGCTATGGTGCAATACAGATGGAGTTCAGCTGTGTATAGTGAACTGTTCAGGCGCTTCTGTATCGGCTTCACAAGTGTCAAGACCTCTGACCTTTtggccctcctctcccttttcaCCCTTTTCTCCACGAGGACCCGGTTTGccctaaaacaaaacaaaaaaacagggaCAAGGATTGTTGCATAATGATCTTAGGATCAGTCATGAAATTATTGCAATTGCTAATCACTTCACAACTACATTATAGTTAATTGAATCAATTTATTCTGCTTTAAATCATAACGTAACACTGTGACTCACAGGAGGACCCATGACCCCAGGAGCTCCAGGTATGTCGGAGGTACAGGTGCAGGCATAGGCAGGGGCGGGGCAGCTCTCCTCATCCCTCTGAGATAGTCACACAGGCAGCATTACAAGTCAATGAAGTTACAGTGATATTCAGGGCAGGACGCCAGATACATTCATGCACTCCGCTTCTAATACATTCATTAACTCCATATTCCTCTAGACGTCGGTATGTATTCATTTCCCCATGACCTTTAATAGAGTTACTGTGTGTCACTAACCAGGCCTGGCAAATCACAGCAGGTGTCCTCTAATGCCCAGGTGGTGTTGCACACAATCTCAAAGGACTGTAGCTGGAACTGGAGGAGGAAAAAAAAACAAAGAGTCTGGTTACTACAGTTTATGTTATGTGTGGGTCAAAGTAACAGTTCTGTTCCAACCTACCGGGGCAGAGCCGCTGTGTGGTCCACGGGTCTTCATCAGTTTGCCCAGTGTCTCAAAACCGTCGGTGGGCAGAGTCCCCAGTGGCCGTGCGGGCCTCTCACCCACATGCTGGCAGTCCACAGACAGGGATACGCTCACCTGGCTGATAGACAGGTGGATCTGCCAATCACAGGACAGGAGGGTGTGTTAGAGCGACTCGTGCTGTATGTCACAACCATAGACAATATATTAGAGTTCTATATCCATGGTCACGTTCTCTAATCACCATCTAAAACAGCATTGTCTTGATGTTGAACTGCCCCTCGTCCttgttctctccccctttcttcctTCTATTTATCAAATATTTTCTCTCTCGTTCACCTTGTGGAAGCTTCCGTAGAACAGCCTGTGGACCTGTGGCTGGTCGAAGGTGAGCTCCTGAACCTCCCCTCTGTAATCCAGACTGAAGTACAGCAACAGTTTGCTCACAGCTggggggcacagagagagaaaggagagagagagagaagggaggggagatgaAAAACAGTTTTTTGGGGAAATGATCCACCGTATGATGAGTAAACAATCTTCCCCCTAAAGTCAGACCGCAGAGTCCCTACCCCTTTGAAGAGTGTCAGAAATAACTCAGTGCCcctaacacccccccacacacacacacacacaaaaagggaTTTTCCTGCTGGCACTATTTTGCTAATAAATACTTTCTTGAGTGAAAATGtactgtgatgtattgttgtcacACCTAGcaatcttaagatgaatgcactaattgtaagtcACTCAGGATGACTGAAGCAAATTTAGTGAGATCCCTGAGCACAACAAACAGTAAAAACTACAAATCCCTCAAAATGGCAGTCCTCaaccccatccctctcctcagaCTCACGGTCCAGCACCACGCCCATCTTGGGCTGGAAGTCGTTGTCGGTGAGTTGCCAGAGGGCAAAGGGCTCCCTGGGGGTGTCCTGTAGCAGACGGAAAGCTATACTGATGGTGTGCTCTGGAGAAAAGCCTGCTGGGTGGATGAATCTGTGGATGGGACAATATAGAGAtaagtgacctgtgtgtgtgtgtgtgtgtgtgtgtgtgtgtgtgtgtgtgtgtgtgtgtgtgtgtgtgtgtgtgtgtgtgtgtgtgtgtgtgtgtgtgtgtgtgtgtgtgtgtgtgtgtgtgtgtgtgtgtgtgtgtgcctgtgtaaaTGTCTCACCCTGTGCTCTGAGTCAGTTGGATGTCTCTGTACACAGTATAGGTGTGTAGAGTATTGAAGACAAAAGGCTCAGCAGCCACCCCCTCCACAGATGAGTAAGCCCTCTGGGTCAGACCAAAAGCCTCCATCATATCGAACCCtggtgcagaaacacacacagactctcacaCACCCATGTGCATATGACAAAAGCTCTTTACTTTACAAACATAATTTCCTTACCTTTTACAATGCTGTTTCTGATAGTCACCTCAGGGCAAACTGTAACACAAGAGGGCAGTGTTTAATCACAAACAAAGGTATGTCACAGCACTGTCAATATAGCTCTGTTCTGTACAATTAACTATAATATAAAGAAGTACCTTCATTGCGAATTGGGTGCAGTCTGGGATGAATGGGGATTCTGGCTGGGGACGATGCTGTCGGGATCAAAATCCAAATGCTCAATACTTCTATCTCGTTCTACTTTCATGAATATGTAATGTTACATTGAGAGTGTTTCCCACCAAGAGGATTGTACCCCAGTGGTCTGTTTACATCTACaatcaaaccccgagctgacaaggtaaacatcggtcgttctgcccctgagcaaggcagttaacccactgttccccgggcgccgaagacgtggatgtcgattaaggcagccccccgcaccgctctgattcagaggggttgggttaaatgcggaagacacatttcagttgaaggcattcagttgtacaactgacaaaggtatccccctttcccaatgCTGATGGTATACAGACCTGTGGGGTGGAGAATGGAGACGGCAGCTCCCTCTACAGTGTCGAGGCGGGAGTGCACACTGATGCGGTACACAGTCTCTGGCTCCAGCTCAGTGAAACAGTAGCTGCTGCTTGATGCATCCACTATCTCCTGCTTTGTCTGCTTGTCTGGACTCCCAAACACAGTAGGGACATAGAGAAAAACATACGCCACACACAATATCCTTGTAAGAAACAGCGATGGATGGTAGCTCCAAAACCAAGATCCCCGACTACCCGTGTCACTTCGTGATGTGCTAGAAAAGGTCTCGTTACCTTTGAAAGACTGGATGGCAATGCGGTAACCGCTGACTGCTGAAACAGGCCTCCAAGACACGCAGATACTGGAGTGATCAGACCTCATCACACTGACACTGCTCACTCGCAGACTGACTGGAGgaacagacatggagagacaacTGACGGGATGTCTGCGTACACTAGAGCACGCGAGACCATGCATTCACAGGTGATAGACTATTAATGACAGTTGGTGTGTAAGTGACTCACTGGTCTTGCCCTGTGCGGAGGCGCTCCCTCCCTCTCGGTTGCGGTACTCCGCAGTGACCAGGATGCTGTAGCGTGTGTCAGGTAGCAGGGTCTGCAGCAATGTTCGTCTCTCGCTGCCTGAAACCAACACCTGCAGAGGCATAACACTGTAACAACCAACCTaacctgacctgtgtgtgtgtgtgtgtgtgtgtgtactcacagtgctctcctgtgtctctcctcccgTCAGGGCGGTGTAGGAGACATGGTATTGAAGTACATGGGCGTTGGGAGGAACCCAGCTCACCAGGAGACTGACTGCAGTCTCCTCTGAGATGGACACACTGGAAGGGCCGCCACCTGACACTAGAACACATTAGCGCGTGCTCTTTAAGCTGAGAACTACAACCTCTACATCCCAATGTTACATATTGATGCGATTAACATCTCCAGATCTGTGACAATGTGTGAATTTTGAACTCACAGGTGCTGTATCGTATAGCCACTGCCTCACTCTGTGCTCCATCGGCGTAGAGGGCAGACAGTGAAATCTGATACTCCTTATCGTCCTGCACCCCCTCCAATATGGCCCCCTCGCTGTCCCCATCCACCCtcaactgaaacacacacatgcaacacaGTGTCGAATTGGCAATGAAATATTGGTGCGTCTTACTAGATTTAACAGACAAGCCGAGGTTCCTCCACATACCTGTCTGAGGTCCCCTCCACTGAGTGAGATCCATTTAATCAGGTAGGAGACAACGTCATCGGCGGCTGACTCCCATCGAACTGTGATGTCACTTCCTGAGAAGTTTGTGACTCGGAGAtcagagggggctggtaccctcactgacagagagacacagagagaggggcagaggggagggagaaacaaCAATCTCTGTCATATGCACAGGTCATGTATGgatgtggaaatgtgtgtgtgtgacgtgctTGGTTTCAGGATCTTACATGTGGTGACGTTGGCTGTGAGCGGTGAGGACAGGCCCTGCTCATACTGTGACTGCACCGACACCAAGTATCTAGACAGAGAGGACAGGTTCTGTAGCAGCACCGAGTTCACACCTGTCACCTCcacctggagagaagagaggcgagCGGGAAAGTGACAGACAGAAAGAAGGAGATACTAAATTAATGAATCAAGGAAATATCTTATAATAAAACATattgcctcccgggtggcgcagtggtctaaggcactgcatcgcagtgctagctgtgccaccagagaatctgggttcgagcccaggctctgtcgaagccagccg includes these proteins:
- the LOC124031929 gene encoding collagen alpha-1(XX) chain; translated protein: MPLHCQRPGCPALMGPFLVTLLVLMNSGVHSQGRLKLTVLSQDRLQMKWKEAEGPVQGYKVRVKPISEVPQPELMLTTTRGRATVAGLDSSQEYALQVLVLNGTLEKLIAKRRFTIEGLREEELVRSGSREQRRKALPGGSGSGELDDPIEALVAVPTVVYHEPATTTTTTTEPPTTPETTTQNNELVTEKAPKEKRKRKKEKDRSKVDNKEEQGTTQGKPVEDENSDREKVRKTIPTQPVTVVSTRKAFECDTTAAADVVMLVDGSWSIGRTNFRRVRDFLEGLVTPFHIGPDRVQIALSQYSGDPRTEWQLNNFTTKEQLLEAVRNFRYKGGNTFTGQALLHVLEENLRHESGARPDTPRILILLTDGKSQDDAIAAANRLKNTGVEIIAVGVKNADESELRQVASEPLEINVYNVNDFPLLSKLVDRLVHILCGKIEERSIAKRNERPTEDPVLYYPSPTDLEFSELGPREVQLSWTGPTRPVLQYRVVFHSAEGQSPQEVVVNGTVSSVLLGGLSSQTHYHISIFPVYDDNVGLALRGTITTLPLAMPEGLEVTPSSPSSLRVRWGATAGATQYMVLYSSLSHGEPDDAKEVKFGADQTDVMLGGLIPVTDYSVTLYALYDEDPSDPVTAIATTYPLPSPVSMQFPKVSHSMVRVSWVPGVVDVPGHRITCSTNHGSDVKQVEVTGVNSVLLQNLSSLSRYLVSVQSQYEQGLSSPLTANVTTLRVPAPSDLRVTNFSGSDITVRWESAADDVVSYLIKWISLSGGDLRQLRVDGDSEGAILEGVQDDKEYQISLSALYADGAQSEAVAIRYSTLSGGGPSSVSISEETAVSLLVSWVPPNAHVLQYHVSYTALTGGETQESTVLVSGSERRTLLQTLLPDTRYSILVTAEYRNREGGSASAQGKTISLRVSSVSVMRSDHSSICVSWRPVSAVSGYRIAIQSFKDKQTKQEIVDASSSSYCFTELEPETVYRISVHSRLDTVEGAAVSILHPTASSPARIPIHPRLHPIRNEVCPEVTIRNSIVKGFDMMEAFGLTQRAYSSVEGVAAEPFVFNTLHTYTVYRDIQLTQSTGFIHPAGFSPEHTISIAFRLLQDTPREPFALWQLTDNDFQPKMGVVLDPVSKLLLYFSLDYRGEVQELTFDQPQVHRLFYGSFHKIHLSISQVSVSLSVDCQHVGERPARPLGTLPTDGFETLGKLMKTRGPHSGSAPFQLQSFEIVCNTTWALEDTCCDLPGLRDEESCPAPAYACTCTSDIPGAPGVMGPPGKPGPRGEKGEKGEEGQKGEIGPSGKMGSEGVLGPLGNRGPRGLTVQGKVGPPGARGVKGEVGKPGGQGFPGPPGPKGNEGAPGPKGIRGVEGNMGGPGITGPRGFQGMPGHPGVVGERGPLGGVGPTGLPGNKGERGEKGEPQSMAMIFQLVTQACEQLVHNEVLKLDLFLNEMSRKPVPIEEPVGPPGEPGIPGGKGPPGQRGNQGRLGTSGEPGKSGYPGEQGRRGAPGEKGSLGPNVQGPQGIKGFAGLPGEAKLGSPGPRGEDGQTGPPGIAGAFGQAGEIGPPGVCDSSGCHRGAQTQAEDPYFGYQP